A portion of the Micromonospora vinacea genome contains these proteins:
- a CDS encoding TrmH family RNA methyltransferase produces MTDDQLEVGVGPWPGDPPDDPRYDRQLLAEGDRRNVVDRYRYWRHEAIVADLDRHRHGFHVAIENWQHDFNIGTVVRNANAFNAAEVHIVGRRRWNRRGAMVTDRYQHVRHHETIEEFVAWAAERHLPVLGIDNLPGSRPLETGTLPRDCVLLFGQEGPGLSEPARAACDQLYSIAQYGSTRSINAGVASGIAMHAWIRAHAGTPPD; encoded by the coding sequence GTGACCGACGACCAGCTTGAGGTGGGCGTGGGCCCCTGGCCGGGGGACCCACCGGACGACCCCCGTTACGACAGGCAGTTGCTGGCGGAGGGGGACCGGCGCAACGTCGTCGACCGGTACCGCTACTGGCGGCACGAGGCGATCGTCGCGGACCTGGACCGGCACCGGCACGGCTTCCACGTGGCGATCGAGAACTGGCAGCACGACTTCAACATCGGCACTGTGGTGCGCAACGCCAACGCGTTCAACGCCGCCGAGGTGCACATCGTCGGACGGCGACGGTGGAACCGGCGCGGCGCGATGGTGACCGATCGGTACCAGCACGTACGGCACCACGAGACGATCGAGGAGTTCGTCGCCTGGGCGGCCGAGCGGCACCTGCCGGTGCTCGGCATCGACAACCTGCCCGGGTCGCGTCCGCTGGAGACCGGCACCCTGCCCCGGGACTGCGTGCTGCTGTTCGGCCAGGAGGGGCCGGGCCTCTCCGAGCCGGCCCGCGCCGCGTGCGACCAGCTCTACTCCATCGCCCAGTACGGCTCGACGAGGTCGATCAACGCGGGCGTGGCCAGCGGAATCGCCATGCACGCCTGGATCCGTGCGCACGCCGGAACGCCGCCGGACTGA
- a CDS encoding DUF6758 family protein: protein MSCPRCGGPVRAPDLMNTDSRCVQCGPVPPLHVPEHIGAEIVASVVEQITASGDPPVTPLWCPWPLPPGWTLTGVAYAGDDRTGVRATAVACAGPAPFGGGPADLVFVAEEPGVGLGTRLAGLTGPDPGPELVDALTDPGPGHPDHVGQAKIKVGGHPTPLWLVNSPTDRSAYAGEARGMWLHAIAWPASAGHLLAEDVVLHDLTEWTPPELVYGAPSPYLPGRA, encoded by the coding sequence GTGAGTTGTCCGAGATGCGGGGGCCCGGTACGGGCGCCGGATCTGATGAACACCGACTCGAGGTGTGTGCAGTGCGGCCCAGTGCCGCCGTTGCACGTGCCCGAGCACATCGGAGCGGAGATCGTGGCGAGCGTGGTGGAACAGATCACCGCGAGCGGCGATCCACCGGTGACGCCGTTGTGGTGCCCGTGGCCGCTGCCGCCTGGTTGGACGCTCACCGGCGTGGCGTACGCCGGGGACGACCGGACGGGAGTGCGGGCGACCGCTGTGGCCTGCGCGGGCCCGGCGCCGTTCGGCGGTGGTCCGGCCGATCTGGTCTTCGTGGCCGAGGAACCCGGTGTGGGCCTGGGCACCCGACTCGCCGGACTGACCGGCCCGGATCCGGGGCCGGAGTTGGTCGACGCGCTGACCGACCCGGGGCCGGGTCACCCTGACCACGTCGGACAGGCGAAGATCAAGGTCGGCGGGCACCCTACTCCACTGTGGTTGGTGAATTCACCAACGGATCGAAGCGCGTACGCCGGCGAGGCTCGGGGAATGTGGCTCCATGCGATAGCCTGGCCGGCGAGTGCGGGTCACCTGCTCGCGGAAGACGTCGTGCTACACGACCTGACCGAGTGGACTCCCCCCGAGCTCGTGTACGGCGCACCGTCCCCGTATCTACCTGGTAGAGCTTGA